One Setaria italica strain Yugu1 chromosome I, Setaria_italica_v2.0, whole genome shotgun sequence DNA window includes the following coding sequences:
- the LOC101786619 gene encoding uncharacterized protein LOC101786619, with product MGMRPGWVAGLVAESFFVACPAHEAHKKNERNIFCLACCASICPHCAAAHRHHPLLQVRRYVYHDVVRLGDLEKLIDCSYVQTYTINSAKVIFLKPRPQSRPFKGSGNVCLTCDRILQEPFHFCSLSCKVDHVMMQGGDLSNIVQYYGGVGGATTDPDHLAFPRFENLRVDGSDLDDDTDGGQVTPNSILEDPTQHYGNGGGGGGGSSDNGDTRVGNGGNARRGQAAKRKKGGGFFPQIVLSLGNRRKGAPHRSPLA from the exons atggggatgaGGCCCGGGTGGGTTGCCGGCCTGGTGGCGGAGAGCTTCTTCGTGGCATGCCCCGCGCACGAGGCCCACAAGAAGAACGAGCGCAACATCTTCTGCCTCGCCTGCTGCGCCAGCATCTGCCcccactgcgccgccgcccaccgccaccacccgctCCTCCAG GTGCGACGCTACGTGTACCATGACGTCGTCCGCCTTGGCGACCTCGAGAAGCTCATTGACTGCTCCTATGTTCAG ACCTACACGATCAACAGCGCCAAGGTGATCTTCCTGAAGCCGAGGCCTCAGTCCAGGCCCTTCAAGGGCTCCGGCAACGTCTGCCTGACATGTGACAGGATCCTCCAAGAGCCCTTCCATTTCTGCTCCCTCTCTTGCAAG GTGGATCATGTCATGATGCAGGGAGGGGACCTGTCCAACATCGTGCAGTATTACGGTGGGGTCGGCGGCGCCACCACCGACCCGGACCACCTTGCCTTCCCGCGGTTCGAGAACCTCCGCGTCGACGGCTCGGACCTCGACGATGACACCGATGGCGGGCAGGTCACCCCGAACTCGATCCTCGAGGACCCGACGCAGCACTATGgcaatggtggtggcggtggcgggggatCGAGCGACAATGGTGACACTAGGGTCGGCAATGGTGGCAATGCGAGGCGCGGCCAGGCggcgaagaggaagaaagggggaGGGTTCTTCCCCCAGATCGTCCTGTCGCTCGGCAACAGGAGGAAGGGTGCCCCCCACAGGTCCCCTCTGGCCTAA